Proteins co-encoded in one Papaver somniferum cultivar HN1 chromosome 5, ASM357369v1, whole genome shotgun sequence genomic window:
- the LOC113283428 gene encoding poly [ADP-ribose] polymerase 2-like isoform X1, translating to MMKEQMIEIGYNAKILPLDELSKSTISKGYEALNNISEAITDERDKNTLVQLSGNFYAVIPHDYGFQKMPEFIIDTPQKLKSKIKMVEALGEIELATKLLKDEDDTKGDLLNAWYNRLQCELQAIDADSKDYLMIEKYMRNTHLNADSSYSVDIVQFFRVSTKFESEPFRKFSITKNRMLLWYGSRLANWTGILSQGLHIAPPQSPVSGYMFGKGVYFADMFLKSANLCCPSSSSRDGVLLLCEVALDEMAELRGVHNAVQLPEGKQSIKVVGSTAPDPSESEVLDDGVVVPLGKPKNHGDQKVDLLHNEHIVYSVDQIRMRYLIHVEFNYN from the exons ATGATGAAAGAGCAAATGATTGAAATAG GATACAATGCTAAAATATTGCCTCTTGATGAGCTAAGCAAATCAACCATTTCGAAA GGATATGAGGCCTTGAACAACATTTCTGAAGCCATCACTGATGAACGTGATAAGAACACACTTGTCCAATTATCTGG AAACTTCTACGCTGTTATCCCTCATGACTACGGTTTCCAAAAAATGC CGGAGTTTATTATTGACACACCGCAGAAATTGAAGAGCAAGATAAAAATG GTTGAAGCCCTAGGTGAAATTGAGCTTGCGACTAAGTTGTTAAAGGATGAGGATGACACGAAG GGAGATCTACTAAACGCCTGGTACAATCGCCTCCAGTGTGAGTTGCAAGCAATTGATGCTGATTCAAAGGATTACTTGATG ATAGAGAAGTACATGAGGAACACTCATCTAAACGCAGATTCAAGTTACAGTGTTGATATTGTTCAGTTCTTTAGAGTATCCACGAAGTTTGAATCTGAACCTTTCAGAAAG TTCTCTATCACCAAAAACAGAATGCTTTTGTGGTATGGTTCTCGACTTGCTAACTGGACTGGAATTCTATCACAAG GATTACACATTGCTCCTCCACAATCCCCGGTATCAGGTTACATGTTCGGTAAAGGGGTTTATTTTGCTGATATGTTCTTAAAAAGTGCAAATCTTTGCTGTCCGTCTTCGTCTTCTAGGGATGGGGTGCTTCTTTTATGTGAG GTTGCATTGGATGAGATGGCTGAGCTACGTGGAGTTCATAATGCCGTTCAGTTGCCAGAGGGGAAGCAAAG CATAAAAGTGGTTGGTTCAACTGCACCAGATCCCTCAGAGTCTGAGGTGCTTGATGATGGTGTTGTAGTACCACTTGGGAAGCCAAagaatcatggagatcaaaag GTTGACTTGTTGCACAACGAGCATATAGTCTACAGTGTGGATCAGATTCGAATGCGGTATCTCATTCATGTTGAATTTAACTACAATTAG
- the LOC113283428 gene encoding poly [ADP-ribose] polymerase 2-like isoform X2, producing the protein MNVIRTHLSNYLETSTLLSLMTTVSKKCVAEFIIDTPQKLKSKIKMVEALGEIELATKLLKDEDDTKGDLLNAWYNRLQCELQAIDADSKDYLMIEKYMRNTHLNADSSYSVDIVQFFRVSTKFESEPFRKFSITKNRMLLWYGSRLANWTGILSQGLHIAPPQSPVSGYMFGKGVYFADMFLKSANLCCPSSSSRDGVLLLCEVALDEMAELRGVHNAVQLPEGKQSIKVVGSTAPDPSESEVLDDGVVVPLGKPKNHGDQKVDLLHNEHIVYSVDQIRMRYLIHVEFNYN; encoded by the exons ATGAACGTGATAAGAACACACTTGTCCAATTATCTGG AAACTTCTACGCTGTTATCCCTCATGACTACGGTTTCCAAAAAATGCGTAG CGGAGTTTATTATTGACACACCGCAGAAATTGAAGAGCAAGATAAAAATG GTTGAAGCCCTAGGTGAAATTGAGCTTGCGACTAAGTTGTTAAAGGATGAGGATGACACGAAG GGAGATCTACTAAACGCCTGGTACAATCGCCTCCAGTGTGAGTTGCAAGCAATTGATGCTGATTCAAAGGATTACTTGATG ATAGAGAAGTACATGAGGAACACTCATCTAAACGCAGATTCAAGTTACAGTGTTGATATTGTTCAGTTCTTTAGAGTATCCACGAAGTTTGAATCTGAACCTTTCAGAAAG TTCTCTATCACCAAAAACAGAATGCTTTTGTGGTATGGTTCTCGACTTGCTAACTGGACTGGAATTCTATCACAAG GATTACACATTGCTCCTCCACAATCCCCGGTATCAGGTTACATGTTCGGTAAAGGGGTTTATTTTGCTGATATGTTCTTAAAAAGTGCAAATCTTTGCTGTCCGTCTTCGTCTTCTAGGGATGGGGTGCTTCTTTTATGTGAG GTTGCATTGGATGAGATGGCTGAGCTACGTGGAGTTCATAATGCCGTTCAGTTGCCAGAGGGGAAGCAAAG CATAAAAGTGGTTGGTTCAACTGCACCAGATCCCTCAGAGTCTGAGGTGCTTGATGATGGTGTTGTAGTACCACTTGGGAAGCCAAagaatcatggagatcaaaag GTTGACTTGTTGCACAACGAGCATATAGTCTACAGTGTGGATCAGATTCGAATGCGGTATCTCATTCATGTTGAATTTAACTACAATTAG